A single region of the Saprospiraceae bacterium genome encodes:
- a CDS encoding acyl-CoA carboxylase subunit beta — MTTIDVEKGKNEDSLKRLLAKMNYRLEAIMLGGGAKRIEKQHSLGKLTARERISFLIDKDSSFLEIGAFAGYGMYEEYGGCPAGGVIAGIGYISGRQCMIVANDATVKAGAWFPITGKKNLRAQEIAMENRLPIIYLVDSAGVFLPMQDEIFPDKEHFGRIFRNNAHLSSMGVPQVAAIMGSCVAGGAYLPIMSDEALIVDKTGSIFLAGPYLVKAAIGEDADQETLGGATTQSEISGVTDYKMPDDQTCLETIRDLIDKMGRFEQAGFSRETPQLPKEAPEEILQIFPDNPSKPYPTIEIVKRLVDESKLTIYKKDYGKTILCAYARIDGWAVGIVANNREVVKTAKGEMQFGGVIYSDSADKATRFILNCNQKKIPLIFLQDVTGFMVGTRSEHGGIIKDGAKMVNAVANSTVPKFTIIMGNSYGAGNYAMCGKAYDPRLIVAWPTAKVAVMGGSQAAKTLTQIQVASLKSKGQPPNPEEEERLFNEIKDRYETQTTPYYAAARLWVDAIIDPLQTRTWISEGIKAANNAPIARFNPGVIQT, encoded by the coding sequence TTCTAATTGACAAAGATAGTTCCTTTCTGGAGATTGGTGCCTTTGCCGGTTATGGCATGTACGAGGAATATGGCGGTTGCCCTGCTGGCGGAGTTATTGCTGGCATTGGTTATATCAGCGGCCGCCAATGTATGATCGTGGCCAATGATGCCACGGTGAAAGCAGGTGCCTGGTTTCCCATTACAGGCAAAAAGAATTTACGAGCACAGGAAATTGCCATGGAAAATCGCTTGCCGATTATTTACCTGGTCGATAGTGCTGGGGTGTTTTTACCCATGCAAGATGAAATATTCCCGGATAAAGAGCATTTTGGCCGAATTTTCAGAAACAATGCGCACTTGTCAAGCATGGGTGTCCCGCAGGTGGCAGCCATTATGGGGAGTTGCGTGGCGGGCGGTGCCTACCTGCCTATTATGTCTGATGAAGCCCTGATCGTAGATAAAACAGGTTCCATTTTTTTGGCGGGCCCTTATCTGGTAAAGGCAGCCATTGGGGAAGACGCCGATCAGGAGACCCTAGGTGGGGCAACTACGCAATCCGAAATTTCGGGCGTTACAGATTATAAAATGCCCGATGACCAAACTTGTTTGGAGACCATCCGCGATTTAATAGATAAAATGGGGCGCTTTGAGCAGGCGGGGTTTAGCCGAGAGACGCCTCAGCTGCCCAAAGAAGCGCCCGAAGAAATACTACAAATCTTCCCCGATAACCCCTCCAAACCTTACCCTACGATTGAAATTGTCAAGCGATTGGTAGACGAATCTAAATTGACCATTTATAAAAAAGACTATGGTAAAACCATCTTGTGCGCCTACGCGCGGATAGATGGCTGGGCAGTAGGCATTGTGGCCAATAACAGAGAGGTGGTCAAAACAGCCAAAGGAGAAATGCAATTTGGCGGGGTCATCTATTCCGACTCAGCGGACAAAGCCACCCGCTTTATCCTCAATTGTAATCAAAAAAAAATCCCCTTGATCTTTCTCCAAGATGTAACAGGCTTTATGGTCGGTACACGGTCTGAGCATGGGGGAATCATCAAAGATGGGGCAAAGATGGTGAATGCGGTCGCCAACTCAACGGTACCTAAATTTACCATTATCATGGGTAATTCCTATGGTGCCGGTAATTATGCGATGTGCGGTAAGGCATATGATCCTCGACTGATTGTAGCCTGGCCAACAGCGAAGGTTGCAGTGATGGGCGGTTCCCAGGCCGCCAAAACCCTCACCCAAATCCAGGTTGCCTCTCTGAAGTCTAAAGGACAGCCCCCTAATCCGGAGGAGGAAGAAAGGCTCTTCAATGAAATCAAAGATCGTTACGAAACACAAACTACCCCTTATTATGCTGCTGCCCGACTGTGGGTAGACGCGATCATCGATCCTCTGCAAACTAGGACATGGATTTCTGAGGGAATCAAAGCGGCCAATAATGCGCCAATAGCTCGTTTTAATCCAGGAGTCATACAAACTTAG